The DNA window CCCCGTATAACCCAAGACCCGTTCCGCCACACAACCAAACATATAACTATCCTCAATCCCTTGAAAgccaaaaccaaaatcaatatcGAACTTTTACCAATTTGGGCTGACCTCTGGATCAGTTATACTAGCAACTTAAGACTGTTGGTAAAATTAGCGTTGTGCCTCCTAAAATCTATCCTAGAGGTGTCCCTATTAGGTATGACCCCCAACGATCTGTGCCTATCATTCTGGAAATCTTGGTCACTCTACCATCAATTGTTGGgtattaaaacataaaattcagGACATGATTGAACCTGGAGACATAGTTTTAAGGAGAAAGGGTGAATCAGGACCAAACGTCAACAAGAATCCTCTGCCTGAACATAAAGGAACTATAGGGGCTATTACCACTGAGGAGAAGTTTGAGGAATCTGGCCAATATATTATAGATGAGAATGAAGTAATTGAAATAGTTGAGAAACCTTTTGTGCTCGAAGAAGAGTTGTTAAAAAATAATGGAGAGCCTTTCATTTTGGACCTGCCAGAACCTGTGGTGCTTGAATTTCCTGAACAATCACCTGTCCATAACTTGTAAGAAGTACCATGGGATTATAGTGAACCTGCTTTGTTGATTGGGAATGTCGAGATGCCAAAGGAGGAGGGGGTTACTGTCGTAAAATTTGGAAAGATTGTGGAGGATAATCTGATGCCATCCAAGCCATTTGTGACCGAGAAAGAGGCATTAGATTTTCTTAAGTTACTGAAAAGGAGCGAGTTTAATGCCGTGGGACAGTCGGACAAAATGCCTGCGCGAGTGTCCATTCTGGATTTACTTTTAACATCTGAATTACGCAGAGATGCATTGCTCAAGGTCTTAGAAGAAGCACAAATACCGAAGAATATCCCAATTGATAAGTTAACTCACATTGTGGAGAATGTGTTGGCTGCAAATCATATAACCTTTTCGGATGAAAATTTGACCTCTAAAAGGATCGGGCATAATAGGGCATTGTATATCTCAGTGAGATCTAACGGGAAGCTGCTGCCAAGGGTTTTGATAGATAATGGATCCGCCCTAAATATCTGTCCGTGGAATACTCTTGTAAAACTTGGACTTCTGGATGCAAGACTGTGATGATTACAAGAGGATTTGACGGAACTAGAAGAAAATTGATGGGTGAAGTTGATTTGGTGTTAGAGATAGGGCCCGCCCAATTTCAAGTAAGCTGCCAAATTATGGACTTCTTGAGTGTATATAACGTTCTATTTGGACATCCTTGGATCCACACTTCTAGTGTCATTTCGTCTTCTCTCCATCAAAAAGTGAAGTTCATTGTCAATGATCAGCTTGTCATTGTGTTTGCTGAGGATGATTGCACTATGATCATTAATTCTACATCGAATGAGGAGAATCGTAGAAAAACTTTGATTTTCCCCCATCATGTGGCTGACATCGCGTCTGTAGGTTGGGCATCTGAACAATATTTATCGACAAAGATAGGCCTGGTAGAAGCTAGCGTCATGATGGCCaaagaaatgataaaatgagGGTATAAGGTAGGCAAAGGTTTAGAACGAAATTTGCAAGTCATTTTGGGACCTATAGAGCTTTTGGGAAGAAAGACATATTTGGATTGGGATTCCAATCGACTGCTAAGGATAAGAGAGAGATGCAACCTCGCAAAAAGGCAGAGAGGGAGGGAAAGCAGATCACCATGAGTATCCCACCATTGTGCTACACCTTTCCTCGGTCATCTGGAGTAATCCTGTCAAAATTGGATGAAGAAGACCCGATTGAAGAGATTGAAATGGGCCTGTCTCAGATGTTCATCGGAATCACCTATGAGAACGAGCCACTAGAAGAAATGGAATTCCCGACTATCCCTGAAGGAGCCGTGCAAAATTGGACTGCAGACTACCTTCCCTCTTGAAGGAAATTTCGATAAATTTAGGGGATTGTTTTTGGCCGAAATCAATCACAAAAAGCTACTTTGTTTTTAGTTATTTGCTTCCTCTCAGTATCATGTTAATACGTATTTtgtttaaatgaaagttcattcCCACTACACAGTTTTATCGGAAATGTGTTTGTTTTAACTGATATTTCAGTTTGCAAAGTTCTCGTTTTTATTCCAATGTCTGTTTGcttctttaaattcaataaaatggaagatttttgtCCATATTTATTACTTTTCACTTGTTTATTGTGCATGTTTACGTTATTTTCAGATGGGCAAAAATAAAATCGTTTGACCCTTCGGATATCACTGCTCTGGAATTCAATGATTGCCCACTCGATATTTCtcatgaatttgaaattatgaAATCTGAAATTCAAAATGAGAGTGATAGCGAGGAAGAGCCTGAATCTATTTCAAAGACTCTTGAGCAATATGAGGAGAAACCCAAACCAAACTTAGAAGAGACAGAAATCATTAACATTGGCACTAAAACGGAAGTTAAAGAAATCAAAATCAGTGTGCATTTGAACAAGGGGCAAAGAAAAGAGATGATTGAATTCTTAACCATATTTCAAGACGTGTTTGCATGGTCAAATGACAATATGCCAGAAATTTCAACAGATATAGTAGTTTACAGATTACCGACCGATCCAAATTTTTCATCAGTAAAACAAAAATCGCGCAAATTTAAGCCAGAGATAAGTCTTAAAATAAAGGAGCAGATTGAGTAGCAGCTCAATGACAGAATCATCATGGTGTCTTATTATCCCATTTGACTTTCAAATCCTGTACTAGTTCCGAAGAAAAGTGGAGAAGTGCGAGTCTATGTCGATTACAGAGATCTCAACAAAGCTAGTCCGAAGGATGATTTTTCATTGCTAAACATTCATATTCTTCTAGATAACACTGCGGGGCATGAAATTGAATCTTTCAGTGACTGTTTTGCAAGGTATCACCAGATCTTGATGGCCGAGGAAGATAGAGAGAAGACCGCTTTCATTACTCCGTGGGGAACTTTCTGCTTTCGGGTAATGCCGTTTGGATTGAAAAATACTCGAGCTATCTATCAACGGACTATGACCACTTTGTTCCATGACATGATTCATAAAAGGATGGAGATTTACGTGGACGATATTATCATTAAATCCAAGAAGGCTGAGAATCATCTGGTTGACTCAAAGAAATTGTTCGAAAGGTTGAGGAAATACAACTTGAAGTTGAATCCTGCAAAATGTGCTTTGGAAGCTCCAACCGGTAAATTGTTAGGGTTCATTGTCAGCAAAAAGAGAATTGAAATTGATCCAGCGAAAATCAAAGCAATTTGAGAGATACCTATACCGAAAACTCAAAAGGACGTGAAGAGTTTTTTTGGGAAAGATCAATTTTATCGACAAATTTATCGCTCAGTTAACATCTACATGTGAGTCTTTATTCAAGTTATTGAAGAAGAATACGTCGATACACTGGAACTAAGAATGTCAGCAAGGTTTCGATAAAATCAAGGATTATCTGTTGAACCCTCCGGTCTTAGTGCCACCCCAACCCGGTCGACCTCTGATCATGTACCTATCTGTGCTGGATGAATCTATGGGATGCATATTGGGACAATATGACGACTCTGGAAAGAAGGAGCAAGCCATCTATTACCTTAGTAAAAAGTTCACTGTGTAAAAGGCCAACTATTCCTTTCTTGAGAGGAGTTGCTGTGCTTTAGTTTGGACCGCTCAGAAGTTGAGGCATTATTTGCTCAATCACACTACCTACCTCATTTCCCTTTCCGACTCTCTGAAATATTTGTTAGGAAAGCTGTGTCGATGGGACGTATGGCAAAATGGCAGATGattctttcaaaatttgatATCATTTTCACTACCCAGAAAGCAATTAAGGGTCAAGTTATAGCAGATCATTTGGCCAAGAATCCAAGGGAAGGTGATTACCAGCCATTGCATACCTATTTTCCTGATAAGGAGATCTTATTTATTGGTGCATCAAAAGACATGAACGAGCAATACCCTGGGTGGCGATTATTCTTTGATGGTGTTTCAAATTCTTTTGGAGTTGGAATCAGAACTGTTTTAGTGTCACATGAGGGAAACCATTACCCTGCCACTGCTAAATTATGATTTCCTTGTACTAACAATATGGTTGAGTATGAAACTTGTATTTTTAGACTAAAAATGACAATGGAGATAGAGATAAAGGATTTGATCATATTCAGTGATTCCGATTTATTGTGCATCAAACGCTCAAACAATAGATGACTCGAGACTCGAAGATCATGTCGTATCATTGTAGTCTTCTCAATTTAGCCAATAAATTCAGAAGTCTAGAGTTCAGGCATATCCCCCGTACTCGCAATGTTTTcgctgatgctttggccattTTGTCTTCTATGATTCGACATCTGGACGAGCTGGTAATCGAACCTATTCATATTCAGTTCCAAGATAAACCAGCACATTGTCTGGTTGTGGGAGAGATATCTGACAATCGCCCATGGTACAACGACATCAAGGAATTCATAAAGACAGGATCTTACCCTCCCAGTGCTAATTCAGCTGCCAAGAGTTTCCTACAAAGAGTGTcatcaaaatttttcttgaatgGAGGTGTGTTATATAAGAAAACATCAAATTTGGGACTTCTAAGGTGCATCGATAGAGAGGAATCTgaatatatgatgaaagaagtgcacAGTGGTGTATGCGGACCCCATATGAATGAGCACTTACTGGCTAAGAAGACCATGAGAACGGGGTATTTTTAGCTAACTATGGAGCACGACTGTATAGATTTTGTCAGGAAATGTATGAAGTGTTAAATGCATGCCGGTATTATACATGCCCCTCCTACCGAGTTACATAGTATTACTGCTCCTTGGCCCTACTCAATGTGGGGAATGGACGTGATTGAAACTAATGATCCCCCATTTTCGAATGGGCATCGATTCATCCTAGTGGCAATTGAATATTTCATCGAATGGGTTGAAGCAGCATCTTACAAGAATGTGACCAAGAAAGTAGTATCCGATTTTTTGAGGGACCACATTATCTATCATTTTGGGGTGCCAGAGACGCTGATTATTGACAATGCTAAAAACCTCAAtaatgacatggtagatggatTATGCGAACAATTCAAGATCAAACATCGGAATTCGATTATCTACAGGTCTCAGACGAACGGAGCGGTAGAGGCCGtgaacaaaaatttgaagaaaatcatTGGCAAAATGACGGCAAGACACCGAGATTGGCATGAGAAGTTGTCGTATACATTAATGGCTTATCGGATTGCAATAAGAACTTCTACTGGGGCAATGTCTTATTCTCTCATGTACGGCATCGACGCAGTATTACCCACAGATGTCGAGATCCCCTCTTTGTGCATTTTAATGGAATCTCAGTTGGAGGAAACTGAATGGATTAAACAGCGACACGAGCAACTATTCTTGATTGATGAGAAGCGGTTAAATACTGTTTGCCACGGACAGTGCttacaataaaaaggtcaaacCTCGCATATTCCAAGAAGGGGACAAAATCTTGAAACGAATTCTTCCCATCCAAGATGAAACtaaaggaaaatttgccccaaattGTCAAGGACCTTTCATTGTTAAGACGGTATTGCCCGGAGGAGCACTTATTCTCATAGAGATGGATGGACagatttttcctcaaccaatcaattcagacatgtgcaagaaattttttatctgattatgtgaattttttttttgaaatacgGTCTAAGGTGGACTAAAAGGCGGgccttcttcttttccctttgaACATGTTATCCCTGATTCTCCcctttgaaccttcagaataatcTATTCCTTCATTTGATAACCTCCTAAAatttgcaaaccccacactagggcaaattttatctttcattagtaaaaacaaaaaaacaaaaaaaaagccAGACTAGGCAATTTTTTAGTTTTAATAGCTCTAAATTAGGGCAAAAACTTATAGGATGcgattttaggatttttgaaacTCTTTAAAATTTGCCTTCAAGTCTTAACATTTCTTAACACCACGTCTAACCCCGTTACAAAAGCTATAAAGCCCCGGCCTCCATCTTAGCGATGCTTCTAATAGAAAATCTcttaatcaaatggcaaatgatgtcaaCATATCTTCAccaattttgcatgggaagcATTATCACACTGATGCCATTAATTTTGGAACATATTTCTAAATCGATTAGACTGCTGTtaaatttgttcattaggtgaaaATCCGAAAAGGCGcattctaaaaaaaattaagaaaaaaaaccaacaaaaacaaaaacaaaaagcaaaagaaaataaatgggCGGAGGACaaccttagtgaaaacccgaaagggcactaAGGTAAGATTTTGGAATCACCAACTGAGTCGAAAATGAAAAGCCAAGGGTCGACTATTAAGAAGTTGGTGACTATGTTCGCTTAGATTTCTCCTCGTGTTGAGGTTTTTTTGGCAACATCAAATTTCAGAGATGCGATATCCGAAGGGGTCAAATGTGAagtttttctcatttttaaaaAGGCCATTCAAATTTGTCTCCATGTTGTCCCGTAAACTTAATAAGAGTCGTTATTCTcgataaaaattttttttactgtaTTTGGCGGccttgcatgaaataattttatctaaaaCTTTTATTTGCTTTCCATTTAATTCGGCCAAAAGACAATCCCTGTAATTTATCATAATTAGTGCATAAACATATTTCTTATGGTCTAAACTCAGTTGGCTGAATACAGATGCTAGCGGATCAAGAAAAGGCTACACAAGATTTTCGAATCGAACAGTTGTGCGATATTGAAAGGATCAGGTTTCTCAAGACTCGTGGGATCGCATGGTGGCGGCATTATATTTCTTCGTGattatttctcttttgcaggattGAACTACACACGTTTTCTTGAAGGAACTGAAAATCAGCAGTCATTCAGTCGAGTCTGATCTACACTGGGGCAATTTTATCACAAATGTGACATCTGATCATTTAAATGAATCTAATATATTTGTTtagaaaaatgacaaaaatcacTTCACACCTTTTAATTCAAGCACATTTTTTATATAACCCTTTATTTTGTTAGGttcgaattttatcccactaaccttttattttgttgggtttggattttatcccactaaccttttattttgttgggtttgagttTTATTCCACCAACCCTTTATTTTGCTGGGGTcagattttatcccaccaacagCGTTAGTCTCaaattttatcccactaaccCTTTATTTTGTTGGACTCGAGTTTTATCTCACCAACGGCGTTAaactcgggttttatcccactaactcttttattttgttgggttcgaattttatcccactaactcttttattttgttgggttcgaattttatcccaccaactttttattttgttagatTCGGATTTTATCCTACCAAAGGCATTAGATTTGGATTTTATTCCACTAACCCTTTTATTTTGTTAAGTTCGAGTTTTATCCTACTAACCCTTTATTTTATTAGGttcgaattttatcccactaactttttattttgttgatctcgagttttatcccgccaacgaCGTTAGACTCTaattttatcccactaactcttttattttgttgggttcgggatttatcccaccaaccttttattttgttgggatcagattttatcccactaaatctttattttgttgggttcgGATTTTATTCCACCAACGACGTTAGGTTTGGATTTTCTCTCActaacccttttattttattagattcggattttatcccactaaccCTTTAATTTGTTATATTCGAATTTTATCTCACTAACCTTTTATTTTGTGGagttcgggttttatcccaccaatggTGTTAGGATCGAGTTTTATCCAACTAACCCTTTATTTTCGTTAGTTtcgagttttatcccactaactttttattttgtcgggtttgaattttatcccaccgacTATTATTTTGTTAGTCCCACTACTCCTTTTACTTTCTAGGTTTAAATAATTAAGTTTTACTAATTGTTTTGATTGTGATCGAGCCAGACAGATAagtaatttggtgtctacattttTCTCTCGAATTTCTGCGAAACTCAAACAAAGTAGGGCAAGCCGTAAACactaaaattttatcattttattactatttttgttcgttttagttatattttattttattttgtttcatttctatttcttaagaaaaatcatttttagaaaaatcaagaagaaaaaaaaagaaagacaaagcaaaaaaaaatatggagTCCTGGttacgaagaagaagaagcagaaacAGTACAAGGTTTTCCAGTAGCATTTCTTGGCCTTtttccattcctttttcttcattttttttcactcCATTGGATCACTTCAGTACCAATCCACCTGGCTCTAATCCAAACAtcacaaaatttccaaaattaagAGCCATCTAATAGCTCAAAGTTtgctaaaaaaaatgcaacaaaactTCCGACAGttgtcgaacctgtgcaataataaatatctgCTCAAAAGAAATACAATTTTTGTATACAGTAGTAAGTatggtcgaatccacaggaattGGGAATAATTCGTTTTTTCTAAAATTCAGAGTATGGGGGagttttataaaaatataaaaataactacttaaccaactaataaaacaactaacgaaaataaatagaaattaatcaataacaaGTACGACTCTAACCAAAGGTGCAATTTTTCAGACatggtccattcaactgatcattgatgcaaagataattcaattactcattaatagattggttataatTGTCATACACGTGATAAACAACCAagtcttccttactttttcgatagtcaaggtacgaccgttaattatttctctaatcaagaaataatcctaagtacgaccataggattcaATTCCtcaattgcattaagaattagaaaagcccaaccctaaccaacaaacacgctatgagggtttgtttaaattagattataTGCTTCCTTAACACAAACCCAATTATGCCAATTACTACGAGGATTAGAACAGTCAAATAATTATGGATTTAACTATCCCAATTAGCAAATACATTATGTTTATAATTAAATATTGTGCACCTATTCAATCACAAACAATAATCATACTCTATAAAGCAGAAAACGTACAAATATCAAAGAAtagagaaaataaataaaatcaattagatctcacagtgaTAGTTGAACCAAATCCTTGGTGTTCCTTGACTAGGAAAGGAACATAGTTGCGCATGGACAATTGAAACAATTCACACCAGTTTTCCAAATCTAGCCACATAAGTTTTTTATAAGAGAAATACTAGATAAACAAAAGATTAAAAGAAAGAGCCCTGCGGCTCCCTTCTAGGTATCCATCATGCAGGATGCCGGCTTCCCCTACTATAAATACTACCAATTCGGTTTCTTCCTTGGTCAACCGAGACTAGAATTCTAATTGACTAAGGTAACTCCAAGAATAATGCCAATTGTTTCCTAATAAGACATCTAATAAAAAGTGGCAGCTTCCTAATCTTCAACCAGTACTCCACGTAGACTCCATCTTGATTTGGAAAACTTGCGCTTGACAATCAACTCCGAGAAAATCACCCATTTTTAGCACTTTTTATTCCAATGCCCTACAATTAACATAAAACAttaaatataagtagaatctaataattaaaacaatatttggttaaaatcaaggagaaaataattataaattagcaacaaattatgacctatcaatttctcccacacctaaaccatacttgccctcaagcatgagagcacaaatcaagcaatcaaattcaaacattGGCTATTACTCGAATCTTCTATTAccaagatacaattaaaacatatctcaagtattagtggcaattttcaagaaatatttctCTAGTTGACTTTCAAGATCAATgactctttcaatttatgactaactaatctaagaatataaaatattcaaccagcatccatcagcaaatggttcgactattaagcaaaatctcaacataaAAATTCATGAATCAGCAAGCTAAGACAATTATTCACACACTAgcacatttttcactattagctCATCCCCCCTTTTTTTTAGATATCTCCATACttgaactttctttttttttttttggaaaaaaaactTACGACATCTATCAAATGAAGGAGCCCGATTACTCAATTTTTATCGCTAAAGGACCACATACCCATAGTTATCATCACTTTTTGatgcgaaagtcga is part of the Coffea eugenioides isolate CCC68of chromosome 6, Ceug_1.0, whole genome shotgun sequence genome and encodes:
- the LOC113774003 gene encoding uncharacterized protein K02A2.6-like, coding for MDVIETNDPPFSNGHRFILVAIEYFIEWVEAASYKNVTKKVVSDFLRDHIIYHFGVPETLIIDNAKNLNNDMVDGLCEQFKIKHRNSIIYRSQTNGAVEAVNKNLKKIIGKMTARHRDWHEKLSYTLMAYRIAIRTSTGAMSYSLMYGIDAVLPTDVEIPSLCILMESQLEETEWIKQRHEQLFLIDEKRLNTVCHGQCLQ